The following are from one region of the Desmospora profundinema genome:
- a CDS encoding GDSL-type esterase/lipase family protein, which translates to MKKWIWIIGVSLSLVAIAFTSIYLYPVAQLLLAEDEQEPLVVSNVNILSKLREVAGEKESLQYLVLGDSVARGLGSGKAVPHGYSSLVVKGLGEEERIPLELSNQGVSGQTSERLLQSLEQTEIREQVADADLISLTIGGNDLLKEALRQNNPVRVLSNFEHIQQTYNSNLDQILKEIRTLNPDAPILLTSLYNPISPSEPYYGMSNKLLRQWNLGMKKTAYHYPLTHVVDVYDRLRTAQGEWLHDEIHPNEQGYRLIADGILEEIRNQAHSSASNR; encoded by the coding sequence ATGAAAAAATGGATTTGGATCATCGGAGTCAGCCTCTCCTTGGTCGCGATTGCTTTTACTTCCATTTATTTATACCCGGTGGCTCAACTGCTGTTGGCAGAAGATGAGCAAGAACCCCTCGTGGTTTCCAATGTCAACATCCTGTCCAAGCTACGGGAAGTGGCCGGGGAAAAAGAATCGCTTCAATATCTCGTATTGGGTGATTCTGTTGCTCGGGGATTGGGTTCCGGAAAGGCAGTTCCCCATGGATACAGCAGTTTGGTCGTAAAAGGGCTGGGTGAAGAGGAGCGCATCCCGCTGGAATTGAGCAACCAAGGAGTATCCGGGCAGACATCCGAGCGTTTGCTTCAATCTCTGGAGCAAACCGAAATACGCGAGCAGGTAGCCGATGCCGACTTGATTTCGCTGACGATCGGTGGAAATGATTTGTTAAAAGAAGCATTGCGGCAAAACAATCCGGTTCGTGTATTATCCAATTTTGAGCACATTCAACAGACGTACAACTCCAATTTGGATCAGATTTTAAAGGAGATCCGGACACTCAACCCGGATGCACCGATTTTGCTCACCTCTCTTTATAATCCCATCTCACCCAGCGAGCCGTATTACGGGATGTCCAATAAGTTGCTGCGACAATGGAATTTGGGTATGAAAAAAACTGCTTATCACTATCCCCTTACCCATGTGGTGGATGTGTATGATCGGTTGCGCACCGCACAGGGGGAATGGCTACATGATGAAATTCATCCCAATGAACAGGGATATCGTCTGATTGCTGACGGGATCCTGGAGGAAATCCGCAACCAAGCCCATTCTTCCGCCAGCAATCGTTGA